In the Bacteroidales bacterium genome, one interval contains:
- a CDS encoding AI-2E family transporter — MNRYLKPVGTLLLIILIGFLAWKFSFLIVYILIAAIVSFIGHPIVRFLDKVRIFKVKIPHTLSVILTLCLLIIGFLSLFAIFVPLIVKQAQTFAMIDMNQVASHLQQPLSWIEDELRLFGVLASGDTLENYLATKARSVINVTDITGILNQIFGFAGSFFVGLFSVVFIAFFFLKEERMFENMIFAIVPEKNHEAVQNVIDNSKQLLMRYFVGLLTELLGVMSIITIGLWIFGVKNALLLGFFGGLMNIIPYLGPVIGTLLGLVLGASSTLASADYAGLTPVLLKIGSVFLVANYIDNLLLQPMIYSSSVKAHPLEIFFVIIIGGSLAGITGMLLAIPVYTVLRVIAKEFFSKFRLVKKLTEDI, encoded by the coding sequence ATGAATCGTTACCTGAAGCCAGTGGGAACATTGCTCCTGATCATTCTAATAGGATTCCTGGCATGGAAATTCTCATTCCTCATCGTTTATATTTTGATTGCAGCAATAGTTTCATTTATCGGGCATCCAATAGTCAGGTTTCTTGATAAAGTGAGAATATTCAAAGTCAAAATACCGCATACGCTGAGTGTCATTCTTACACTATGCCTTTTGATTATTGGGTTTCTCTCTTTATTTGCCATCTTCGTGCCACTCATCGTCAAACAAGCTCAGACTTTTGCAATGATTGACATGAACCAGGTAGCTTCTCACCTGCAACAACCCCTGAGTTGGATAGAGGATGAATTAAGACTTTTTGGTGTTTTAGCTTCTGGAGATACTCTCGAAAACTACCTTGCAACAAAAGCCCGCTCCGTGATAAATGTCACTGATATCACAGGAATTCTGAACCAGATATTTGGATTCGCCGGTTCTTTTTTTGTTGGACTCTTTTCAGTTGTGTTCATCGCTTTTTTCTTTTTAAAAGAAGAAAGAATGTTCGAGAATATGATTTTTGCAATTGTCCCTGAAAAAAACCACGAAGCTGTGCAGAATGTAATTGATAACTCAAAACAGTTACTGATGCGATACTTTGTTGGACTACTCACCGAATTACTTGGAGTTATGTCGATAATCACGATTGGGTTGTGGATCTTCGGCGTCAAAAATGCCCTGCTGTTAGGATTTTTTGGTGGACTCATGAATATTATTCCTTATCTGGGTCCGGTAATTGGAACTTTATTGGGTCTTGTGCTTGGTGCCAGCAGCACCCTGGCTTCAGCCGACTATGCCGGCCTCACACCTGTTCTCCTCAAAATTGGAAGCGTCTTCCTGGTGGCGAATTATATTGATAACCTTCTGCTTCAACCTATGATTTATTCAAGTAGCGTTAAAGCACATCCCCTTGAAATTTTCTTTGTTATAATCATAGGAGGTAGCCTGGCAGGTATCACCGGTATGCTGCTTGCTATCCCGGTATATACCGTTTTACGTGTTATCGCCAAAGAGTTTTTCAGCAAATTCCGGCTTGTAAAAAAGCTTACTGAAGACATATAA
- a CDS encoding M20/M25/M40 family metallo-hydrolase, with translation MIEGSEQWITTRNFQYNSVQNLAAAFIKQQFEAYGLEARYQDYSATGRNIIGWKTGVKYPDKKYIICAHYDNMPTALIAPGADDNASGVVAVMEAARILAPYTSEYTLEFAAWDEEEIGLVGSAAYADSAAMAGMQIMGVLNFDMISWDSNGDFRMTIGTNSGSQSLTNDYESVMGIYTPAINWNYTDITASDHASFWNQGYPAILGIEEYPDDFNAYYHTPQDLFDNLNIPYFQKMVQAAIAGLASLGWNCRMNLQHQQVASGVNTTDQIAVLKVQTPRQVASGGNLPRLYYQVNGGMFQYLNPYSVNGTNYSFLIPGQPYGTVVSYYMAVQDEDGIILETLPSGGRGINPPGTIAPASFYSYFVAPNQVQTICSSSTPKIIPDQSIIYDSIPLYFEGGVKDIDIEIDVSHTRVKTLNISLIGPDGTKIDLSSGNGGSGSNFTNTLFDDEATQSITVGTPPYTGRFRPEESLSSFDTKSVYGNWVLEIQDSVVSQVGTLNSWCITVDYYDLNAGVKEMEIPSNLVLGQNFPNPVVTGFTKIPIRTKGTQVIELALYDILGRKVKVLSSGEYEAGTHIVECDLNGISSGTYFYRISGGVESSAKALMIQN, from the coding sequence ATGATTGAAGGATCTGAGCAATGGATTACCACGCGTAATTTCCAGTACAATTCAGTTCAGAACCTGGCAGCAGCCTTTATTAAGCAGCAATTCGAAGCCTATGGACTTGAAGCCAGGTACCAGGATTATTCAGCAACGGGCCGGAATATTATTGGATGGAAGACCGGGGTGAAGTATCCTGATAAGAAGTATATTATCTGTGCTCATTATGATAATATGCCAACCGCATTAATTGCACCCGGAGCTGATGACAATGCATCCGGTGTTGTAGCTGTAATGGAAGCTGCGAGAATACTGGCACCTTATACCTCCGAGTATACCCTGGAATTTGCTGCCTGGGATGAAGAGGAGATTGGGTTGGTTGGCAGTGCTGCTTATGCAGACAGTGCCGCAATGGCTGGAATGCAGATCATGGGAGTCCTCAATTTTGATATGATTTCCTGGGATTCTAACGGGGATTTCAGGATGACTATTGGGACAAATTCCGGATCACAATCATTAACAAATGATTATGAGTCAGTTATGGGAATTTACACCCCGGCAATTAATTGGAATTATACTGATATCACTGCAAGTGATCATGCTTCGTTCTGGAATCAGGGCTACCCGGCCATCCTTGGAATAGAAGAGTACCCGGATGATTTTAATGCATATTATCATACTCCACAGGACCTTTTCGACAATCTGAACATACCGTACTTTCAAAAGATGGTACAGGCAGCGATTGCCGGGTTAGCCAGTTTGGGATGGAACTGCAGGATGAACCTTCAACATCAGCAGGTCGCTTCAGGAGTAAATACGACAGATCAAATTGCTGTTTTAAAGGTACAAACACCCAGGCAAGTAGCGTCCGGGGGGAATCTACCCCGTTTATATTACCAGGTGAATGGAGGTATGTTCCAATATTTGAATCCTTATTCTGTTAACGGTACCAATTATTCTTTTTTGATACCCGGGCAGCCTTATGGAACTGTAGTATCCTACTATATGGCTGTGCAGGATGAAGATGGTATTATTCTGGAGACACTGCCATCAGGAGGAAGAGGTATAAATCCTCCAGGGACAATTGCACCTGCTAGTTTCTATTCTTATTTCGTGGCTCCTAACCAGGTTCAAACAATCTGTTCATCAAGTACTCCTAAAATCATTCCGGATCAGTCGATCATTTATGATAGCATTCCCCTCTATTTTGAAGGAGGTGTAAAAGATATAGACATCGAGATAGATGTTTCCCATACACGGGTAAAGACCCTGAATATTTCACTTATCGGCCCAGATGGTACGAAGATAGATTTGAGTAGTGGGAATGGAGGGAGTGGTTCAAATTTTACCAATACCCTGTTTGATGATGAGGCAACACAATCAATAACTGTTGGTACTCCTCCTTATACCGGTAGATTCAGACCGGAAGAGTCCCTTTCATCTTTTGATACTAAGAGTGTTTATGGAAACTGGGTGCTGGAGATTCAGGACAGTGTAGTAAGCCAGGTTGGAACTTTAAACAGCTGGTGTATTACAGTGGACTATTATGATTTGAATGCTGGTGTTAAAGAGATGGAAATACCTTCTAATCTTGTGCTTGGGCAGAATTTCCCCAATCCTGTAGTAACAGGATTTACAAAGATTCCTATCCGGACAAAGGGTACACAGGTGATTGAACTTGCATTATATGATATTTTAGGGCGGAAAGTCAAGGTGCTTTCATCAGGGGAGTATGAAGCAGGTACTCATATTGTAGAGTGTGACCTCAATGGGATTTCATCAGGAACCTATTTCTACAGGATTTCAGGAGGGGTTGAATCAAGTGCAAAGGCCTTAATGATTCAAAATTGA
- a CDS encoding SPASM domain-containing protein encodes MLLPTLLRLLPLLTFRRVYNLIINELSFRISRLTHKPFMMGLPWAVSIEPTTNCNLRCPECPTGQRNLARTSGNLSLELFSEIIEQMQSHLIYITLYFQGEPFLNKSFIEMVTVAKKKRLFVSTSTNGHFLDDTNARLIAESGLDRLIVSLDGTDQESYEKYRIGGNLATVKSGIMNVVRWKKRLHTKFPLIELQFLVLGTNEHQIEEMKKLAKELKVDKLTLKSAQLSIVENNPFLTTKPELSRYSNNNTFSIKSSLPNYCHRMWNSPVITWNGIIVPCCFDKNADSAMGDITQTLFRDIWNSEKYRSFRKQIFIGRKSIQMCCNCSEGLSKA; translated from the coding sequence ATGTTACTCCCTACCCTTCTTCGACTATTGCCTTTACTTACCTTTAGAAGGGTTTACAACCTGATCATCAATGAATTATCGTTCAGGATAAGCAGGCTCACCCATAAACCGTTCATGATGGGATTACCTTGGGCCGTTTCCATAGAACCCACCACAAATTGCAACCTCCGCTGTCCTGAATGTCCAACCGGGCAACGAAACCTTGCCAGGACTTCAGGGAATCTGAGCCTGGAATTATTTTCAGAAATAATTGAACAAATGCAGTCGCATCTTATATACATCACCCTCTATTTCCAGGGCGAACCCTTCCTCAATAAAAGCTTTATTGAAATGGTCACAGTAGCTAAAAAAAAGCGCCTTTTTGTGTCCACTTCAACCAATGGCCACTTCCTGGATGATACAAATGCAAGGTTAATAGCAGAATCAGGCCTTGACAGACTAATAGTTTCATTAGATGGCACAGACCAGGAAAGCTATGAAAAATATAGAATCGGGGGGAACCTTGCTACTGTTAAATCAGGAATCATGAATGTGGTCAGGTGGAAAAAGAGATTACATACAAAATTCCCGTTGATTGAGCTGCAGTTCCTCGTTCTGGGGACTAATGAACATCAGATTGAAGAGATGAAAAAGCTTGCAAAAGAATTAAAAGTTGATAAACTCACCCTCAAAAGCGCTCAACTTTCGATTGTTGAAAACAATCCATTCCTTACAACAAAACCAGAACTATCAAGGTATTCAAACAATAACACCTTTTCGATAAAATCAAGTCTTCCCAATTATTGCCATCGCATGTGGAACTCCCCTGTGATTACCTGGAATGGAATTATTGTGCCATGTTGTTTCGATAAAAATGCAGATTCAGCTATGGGAGATATAACTCAAACCTTATTCAGGGATATATGGAATTCTGAAAAATATCGATCATTTAGAAAGCAAATTTTTATTGGCCGGAAAAGCATTCAAATGTGCTGTAACTGTAGTGAAGGCCTGTCAAAAGCTTGA
- a CDS encoding TonB-dependent receptor plug domain-containing protein has product MKKYIFIMFMMGFAIISLGQNKLEGTVKDAISGMPLPNASLYFADLMRGTVSDSIGNYSFSAMPGGTFLMEVKYLGYRSWVGKVVIDQKSKQDIDMQPAAAEIREVIITGTSGSVERRLNPVPTMVLNTDDLSLGNSSNLIDAITRRPGISQVTTGSGISKPVIRGLGYNRVIVLRDGIRQEDQQWGDEHGIEIDEYSVQRVEIIKGPGSIMYGSDAMAGVVNFLNNKPVNEGTMALNIASEFQTNNKLAGISIFQAGNIKGVNWNFRLSGKRAGNYQNKEDGKVFNSGFNELNSNGSLGLNRKWGYSQLNYSIYNQSVGLIEGERDDAGHFIKPQIINDTLVEEVVATESDLDSYQLFIPKQKLKHLGFISSSSILLGKSRLAFKAGFQQNQRSELAEPLLPDQASLYLKLNTLTYDLKYFFPDMVGKPLLVLGE; this is encoded by the coding sequence ATGAAGAAATACATTTTCATCATGTTTATGATGGGGTTTGCGATTATTAGCCTGGGACAAAACAAGTTGGAGGGAACAGTAAAAGATGCTATAAGCGGAATGCCTCTGCCAAATGCATCTTTATATTTTGCTGATTTAATGAGAGGGACAGTGAGTGATTCCATTGGGAATTATAGTTTCTCAGCGATGCCAGGCGGCACTTTCCTCATGGAGGTCAAATACCTTGGATACCGCTCATGGGTTGGTAAAGTGGTAATTGATCAGAAAAGCAAGCAAGATATTGATATGCAGCCTGCCGCGGCTGAAATTAGGGAAGTTATTATTACAGGCACTTCCGGTTCTGTTGAAAGGAGACTTAATCCTGTTCCAACCATGGTCCTGAATACAGACGATCTCAGTTTGGGAAATTCCTCGAATCTTATTGATGCTATAACCCGGCGTCCGGGAATCAGCCAGGTTACAACAGGTTCGGGAATATCAAAACCAGTGATAAGAGGACTGGGATATAACAGGGTAATTGTGCTTCGGGATGGCATCCGTCAGGAAGATCAGCAATGGGGTGATGAGCACGGAATTGAGATTGATGAATATTCGGTTCAAAGGGTTGAAATAATAAAAGGTCCCGGAAGTATCATGTATGGTTCAGATGCAATGGCAGGGGTAGTTAACTTCTTAAATAACAAGCCTGTAAATGAAGGTACGATGGCTCTGAATATCGCTTCAGAATTTCAAACAAATAATAAATTAGCCGGCATTTCCATTTTTCAGGCCGGTAATATAAAGGGAGTAAACTGGAATTTCAGGCTCAGCGGTAAGAGAGCTGGCAATTATCAAAATAAAGAGGACGGAAAGGTTTTCAATTCCGGGTTCAATGAACTTAATTCAAATGGATCTCTTGGTTTGAACCGGAAATGGGGATACTCACAATTAAACTACAGTATTTATAATCAATCCGTAGGTTTAATAGAAGGAGAAAGAGATGATGCCGGCCATTTCATTAAGCCACAAATCATAAATGACACCCTTGTTGAAGAAGTGGTGGCTACTGAATCTGATCTTGACAGCTATCAGCTATTTATTCCTAAACAGAAACTTAAACATTTAGGCTTCATATCCAGCAGCAGTATATTACTGGGCAAATCACGTTTAGCATTTAAGGCAGGTTTTCAGCAAAACCAGCGCAGTGAACTGGCCGAACCATTATTGCCTGATCAAGCTTCCTTATACCTCAAACTAAATACTTTGACATATGATTTAAAGTATTTCTTTCCTGACATGGTTGGGAAACCTCTTTTGGTTTTGGGGGAATGA
- the frr gene encoding ribosome recycling factor — translation MTEDGLFILEEMKEGMQHAVEHLEKEFHKFRTGKASPQMLEGVRVDYYGNLTSVDKVANINTPDPRQIVVQPWEKNMLAPIAKAILDANLGFNPQNNGEILRIVVPPLTEERRRDMVKKAKAEAENAKVSIRNIRRNAVEDAKKLEKGGMPEDEIKVLEKEIQHLTDTFIVQVDKVLEHKEKDIMTV, via the coding sequence ATGACTGAAGATGGTTTATTTATCCTGGAAGAAATGAAAGAAGGCATGCAACATGCTGTTGAACATTTAGAAAAGGAATTTCACAAATTCCGGACAGGTAAAGCTAGTCCTCAAATGCTTGAAGGTGTGAGGGTGGATTATTATGGTAATCTCACTTCAGTGGATAAGGTTGCCAATATTAATACACCAGATCCAAGACAGATTGTTGTTCAGCCTTGGGAAAAGAATATGCTGGCACCTATTGCAAAAGCCATTCTGGATGCCAATCTTGGTTTTAATCCGCAAAATAATGGTGAAATACTACGTATTGTAGTTCCGCCCCTTACAGAAGAGCGGCGCAGGGATATGGTAAAAAAAGCCAAAGCTGAGGCAGAAAATGCAAAAGTTTCTATCAGAAATATCAGGAGGAATGCAGTTGAGGATGCTAAGAAATTAGAAAAAGGCGGGATGCCGGAAGATGAGATCAAGGTGCTGGAGAAAGAGATACAGCATTTAACGGATACTTTTATTGTCCAGGTGGATAAAGTCCTTGAGCACAAGGAAAAAGATATAATGACAGTTTAG
- a CDS encoding tetratricopeptide repeat-containing sensor histidine kinase — MKRISILNIFFFCVVLSGYSNSSVTDSLQHLLKNATGTNRVNVLNSLAWELKFENTVEAFKYAREALSASEKTSYATGKSSAIRNLAALNILTNNGKEALKYANEGIIHASAIRDTFTLAKLYNIKALVLEEQYAYSMAIDFFNKSYDLFEQIGDKKEMTGILNNMAVLYGQINEKRLELETYIKVIRQEEELGNKEGLARTNINIAGVYQAMGDSHKALDFYRKSQRYAIETSSVRFEAAALNGIAIILQEQKEYDSAIYYYTQAASLNKKNNYLQWLANNYLNLGGLYLDELNEKEKGSHYLEEAASLYELISDWNNYVRVFNILTSYHLKNGHMKSVEKLMKVMDQYQDSIAAADVRMDFFNLKYQYYKSKGNTQLALEFLEKSISIHDSIEAKQQEQLSYEIQAKYDLTRQEQENERLRMNSDLNLLTIRKQKFMIFASIIICLLLGFIIFLSLKSKRRISRANQALNDISDQILEKAMELQQSNESKDKFLSIISHDLKNPISAITGLSDLLMDDSLDLPEEEKAKYIRYINEGCLSTDHLLENLMKWVRSQTGKMEMKPILFDLADPVKDAVSLVNNAAFRKNISVHAEVPKGTMVFADLEMVSTCIVNLLSNAVKFTKMNGQVNLYTEPNGNFTKIIVKDNGIGISSEQKSNLFRLDTKSGTPGTANEKGTGLGLMLVKEFIEKNKGKIDVQSEQGKGSTFTLSIPKAN, encoded by the coding sequence ATGAAAAGAATCAGCATTCTAAATATTTTCTTTTTCTGCGTTGTCCTTTCAGGATATTCTAATTCATCTGTTACTGACAGTCTTCAACATCTTCTTAAAAATGCAACCGGAACCAACAGGGTTAATGTCCTCAATTCATTAGCATGGGAGCTCAAATTTGAAAATACTGTCGAAGCTTTCAAGTATGCAAGGGAGGCTTTATCTGCTTCTGAAAAAACATCTTATGCCACAGGAAAATCTTCAGCCATCAGGAACCTGGCAGCCTTAAATATTCTTACCAATAACGGAAAGGAGGCTTTGAAATATGCTAACGAAGGAATCATACATGCATCTGCCATACGTGATACGTTCACATTGGCGAAGCTCTACAACATCAAGGCATTGGTCCTGGAAGAGCAATATGCTTACTCTATGGCCATCGATTTCTTCAATAAATCATATGACTTATTCGAGCAAATCGGGGACAAAAAAGAAATGACCGGCATTTTGAATAACATGGCAGTGCTTTATGGTCAGATCAATGAAAAAAGACTTGAACTTGAAACCTATATCAAGGTGATCAGGCAGGAAGAGGAATTAGGGAATAAGGAAGGACTTGCACGAACCAATATTAATATTGCCGGTGTATACCAGGCTATGGGCGATTCGCATAAAGCCCTTGATTTTTATAGGAAAAGTCAGCGTTATGCGATAGAAACCTCCTCGGTCAGGTTTGAAGCAGCTGCCCTCAATGGTATTGCCATCATCCTTCAGGAACAAAAGGAATATGATTCTGCAATTTATTACTATACCCAGGCAGCATCACTTAATAAGAAAAATAACTACCTGCAATGGCTGGCAAATAACTACCTGAACCTTGGTGGACTCTATCTCGATGAGTTGAATGAAAAAGAGAAAGGCAGCCATTACCTGGAAGAAGCTGCATCACTATATGAATTGATCAGTGACTGGAATAATTATGTGCGCGTTTTCAATATTCTGACTTCTTACCATCTTAAAAATGGGCACATGAAATCCGTCGAAAAGCTGATGAAAGTAATGGACCAATACCAGGATAGCATTGCTGCCGCTGATGTACGAATGGATTTTTTCAACCTGAAATACCAATATTATAAATCAAAAGGAAACACGCAACTGGCTCTTGAATTCCTGGAAAAATCCATTTCTATTCACGACTCCATTGAAGCGAAGCAACAAGAACAACTTTCATATGAAATTCAGGCAAAATATGATCTAACCCGCCAGGAACAGGAAAATGAGCGCCTCAGGATGAACTCTGACCTGAACCTGTTAACGATCAGGAAACAGAAATTCATGATCTTTGCTTCTATCATCATTTGCCTGCTTCTTGGATTTATCATCTTCCTTTCACTTAAATCCAAACGTCGGATCAGCAGAGCCAATCAGGCTCTCAATGATATTAGTGACCAGATCCTGGAGAAAGCTATGGAACTGCAACAATCTAATGAATCGAAAGATAAATTTCTCTCCATCATTAGTCATGATCTTAAAAACCCTATTAGTGCAATCACTGGCCTTTCTGATCTTCTGATGGATGACTCCCTCGATTTACCTGAAGAAGAGAAAGCTAAATACATCAGGTATATTAATGAAGGATGCCTGAGTACAGATCATCTGCTTGAAAACCTTATGAAATGGGTGCGATCCCAGACTGGTAAAATGGAAATGAAACCCATCCTCTTCGATCTTGCTGATCCGGTAAAAGATGCAGTTTCACTAGTCAATAATGCAGCATTCAGGAAAAATATCAGCGTACATGCAGAAGTACCTAAGGGTACGATGGTATTTGCTGATCTTGAAATGGTGAGCACCTGTATTGTAAACCTGCTTTCAAATGCAGTTAAATTCACTAAGATGAATGGCCAGGTCAATTTGTACACTGAGCCAAATGGAAATTTCACGAAAATAATAGTTAAAGATAATGGGATAGGAATCAGTAGCGAGCAAAAATCTAACCTGTTCAGGTTGGATACAAAATCCGGAACTCCCGGCACAGCCAATGAAAAAGGAACGGGACTTGGACTAATGCTTGTGAAGGAATTTATTGAAAAGAATAAAGGTAAAATTGATGTGCAAAGCGAACAAGGAAAAGGAAGCACATTTACTCTTAGCATTCCAAAGGCCAATTAA
- a CDS encoding UMP kinase, giving the protein MKYNRVLLKLSGESLAGANGTGFDTAMLALYASEISSILTEGVQVAVVLGGGNIFRGLKGNNVGVDRVQGDYMGMLATVINSLALQSALLSRNIKSRVLSGLAVDPIAEKISGPRAIEIMNSGEVVILAGGTGNPFFTTDSAAALRAVEIHADLLLKGTRVDGIYTADPEKDPSATRFDSLSFDEAYSRGLNIMDMTAFTLCKENKLPVVVFDVHKEGNLKKIIEGNPIGTIVHP; this is encoded by the coding sequence ATGAAATACAATCGTGTTCTTTTAAAACTTAGTGGTGAATCATTAGCCGGTGCCAATGGGACTGGTTTCGATACCGCGATGCTGGCTCTTTATGCATCTGAAATATCTTCTATCCTTACAGAGGGGGTGCAGGTTGCAGTTGTATTGGGAGGGGGAAATATTTTCAGAGGTTTAAAAGGCAACAATGTTGGTGTTGACAGGGTTCAGGGCGATTATATGGGTATGTTGGCCACTGTGATCAACAGTTTAGCCTTACAATCTGCACTTTTATCCAGGAATATCAAGTCGCGGGTACTTTCCGGCCTGGCAGTCGACCCTATTGCTGAGAAGATTAGCGGTCCAAGGGCTATTGAAATCATGAATTCAGGAGAAGTAGTGATACTTGCCGGAGGAACAGGAAATCCTTTTTTTACAACAGATTCAGCTGCAGCCTTAAGAGCTGTGGAGATTCATGCAGATCTTCTGTTAAAGGGAACCCGGGTGGATGGAATTTATACTGCTGATCCTGAGAAGGATCCTTCAGCAACAAGGTTTGACTCCCTTAGTTTTGATGAAGCTTATTCCAGGGGGTTAAATATTATGGACATGACCGCTTTTACTTTGTGTAAGGAGAACAAGTTGCCCGTGGTGGTTTTTGATGTTCATAAGGAAGGTAACCTGAAAAAGATTATTGAAGGAAATCCTATAGGCACAATTGTACATCCTTAA
- a CDS encoding TonB-dependent receptor, producing the protein MQSNHNGGMEYLIPEYELNDIGFFGFTRKQSGKFLVSGGIRMDWRSLHSMELNLEDEGLKFADFKRNFSSFSGSAGASYSIDDQWVVKINLSRGFRAPNIAELGSNGRHEGTYRYELGNKDLLPEHSLQLDAGFTYNSMHVSLETDLFLNRIDQYIFLRKLNASNGGDSIIDQHDPAPAFAFVQGDATLFGGEITLDIHPHPLDWIHFENSVGFVRGFQPGNPDSTYNLPMIPPLRFRSQLKLELPRLPLRIDHAYILIGSDYSLSQEKIYEAYGTETITPAWFTMYAGMGLNLLTKSKTTLLSIQVTANNIFNVAYQDHLSRLKYAPENPLNGKTGIYNMGRNIGFKLVFPMTWKVRS; encoded by the coding sequence ATGCAATCAAATCATAATGGTGGCATGGAGTATCTTATTCCGGAGTATGAACTGAATGATATTGGATTTTTTGGATTTACAAGAAAACAATCCGGAAAGTTCCTGGTAAGTGGCGGTATCAGGATGGATTGGAGAAGTTTACATTCGATGGAACTAAATCTTGAGGATGAAGGTCTGAAATTTGCTGATTTCAAAAGGAATTTCTCAAGTTTTTCAGGGAGTGCCGGTGCTAGTTATAGCATTGATGATCAATGGGTTGTCAAAATTAATCTTTCAAGAGGTTTTCGGGCCCCCAATATTGCAGAATTAGGCTCGAATGGCAGACATGAAGGGACCTATCGTTATGAGCTGGGAAACAAGGACTTACTTCCTGAACACAGTTTACAGTTGGATGCTGGTTTTACCTATAACAGTATGCATGTTTCTTTAGAAACCGATTTATTCTTAAACCGGATTGACCAGTACATTTTCCTTAGAAAGCTAAATGCTTCAAATGGCGGTGATTCAATTATCGACCAACATGATCCGGCTCCTGCCTTTGCGTTTGTCCAGGGGGATGCAACTTTATTTGGTGGTGAAATTACCCTGGATATACATCCGCATCCGCTGGACTGGATACATTTTGAAAATTCAGTTGGGTTTGTCAGAGGGTTTCAGCCCGGGAATCCTGACAGTACCTATAATTTGCCAATGATTCCACCGTTGAGATTCAGGTCTCAGTTAAAGCTTGAATTGCCCAGATTACCTTTAAGGATTGATCATGCATACATCCTTATTGGTTCTGATTATTCGCTGAGCCAGGAAAAGATATATGAGGCTTATGGAACTGAAACCATCACGCCTGCCTGGTTTACCATGTATGCAGGAATGGGATTAAACCTTCTGACTAAATCAAAAACAACACTTCTTTCAATTCAGGTAACGGCAAACAATATTTTTAATGTGGCGTACCAGGATCATTTAAGCCGGTTGAAATATGCACCTGAAAATCCTTTGAATGGCAAGACAGGC